The genomic segment aagaacttcaagaagagctgttcaattgttgtgaagaaggcttcagggcgaccaagaaagtccagcaagcgccaggaccgtctcctaacaTTGATTCAGCTGctggatcggggcaccaccagaacagagcttgctcaggaatggcagcaggtaggtgtgagtgcatctgcatgcacattgaggcgaagacttttggaggatggcctggtgtcaagaagggcggcaaagaagccacttctctccaggaaaaacatcagggacagactgatattctgcaaaaggtacagggattggactgctgaggactggggtaaagtcattttctctgatgaatcccctttccgattgtttggggcatctggaaaaaagcttgtccggagaagacaaggtgagcgctaccatcagtcctgtgtcctgccaacagtaaagcatcctgagaccattcatgtgtggggttgcttctcagagTGGGCtcgctcacaattttgcctaagaacacagccatgaataaagaatggtgccaacacatcctcagagagaaacttctcccaaccatccaggaacagtttggtgatgaacaatgccttttccagcatgatggagcaccttgccataaggcaaaagtgataattaagtggcttggggaacaaaacattgatattttgggtccatggccaggatactccccagaccttaaacccattgagaacttgtggtcaatcctcaagaggcgggtggacaaacaaaaccccacaaattctgataaACTATATGCATTGATTAtgcatcagtcaggatgtggcccagaagttaattgacagcatgccagggtggattgtaAAGGTCTTGAGAAAGAAGGtttaacactgcaaatattgactctttacatcaacttcatgtaattgtcaataaaaggctttggcacttatgaaatgcttgtaattatacttcagtattctatagtaacatctgaaaaaaaatatctaaagacactgaagcagcaaactttgtggaaattaatatttgtgtcattctgaaaacttttggccacaactgtacatgtATGCTACAGTCACAAAacacaggcctccttattgtccctagaatttctaagcaaacagctggaggcagggctttctcctatagagctcaatttttatggaatggtctgcctacccatgtgagagacgcagactcggtctcaacctttaagtcttttttGAAGACTCATCtattcagtaggtcctatgattgagtgtagtctggcccaggagtgtgaagttgaaaggaaaggcactggagcaacgaaccgcccttgctgtctctgcctggccggttcccctctctccactgggattctctgcctcaaaccctattacaggggctgtgtcactggcttacttgtgctcttccatgccatccctaggaggggtgcgtcacttgagtgggttgagtcactggcgtGATCTTCCTATCCGGGTTGGCGCACCCtcatgggggagatcttcgtgggctatacttaGCCTTGTCTCAGGCTGGTAACTTGAtggttggagatatccctctagtggtgtgctttggcaaagtgggtggggttatatcctgccttttTGTCCCTGTCCAGGGGATTGTCGGacgggtccacagtgtctcccgaccccttctgtctcagcctccagtatttttgCTGCaatagttaatgtgtcgggggctagggtcagtctgttatatctggagtatttctcctgtcttatccagtgttgtgtgaatttaagtatctttctttctttctttctttctttctttctttcttacacATCCAGTTCTTTCTCCATTTGTAACTCACCCACCAAAAATCACAATATGCTGTTTTACATGTGTTTTTTGTGCTGGTCTAATTCCTAAAATGGAAAAGCAGAAGAATCTGTGTGCTCTTCGATAGCAATTAATAGTTCATATGGTGCTCTTCAATGTCCCAGGTTTGTGGCATTGATGAATACATTGAAATCTGGCCATGGAGCCCCTTCCAGTACCCCCCTGGGGGTCCACGGACCCCACATTGGGAACCCCTGCTCTAGTCTACACATCAGTACTTCATCCACAGCCTACAGATATGGAAAAATGCTCTTTCAACTGACTGCATAAATCTCGCTCTATGCTTATTTCACTGTTTTGCATGATTCATTTTAGGCCTAACTACTTCACAGAGTAGTTTGGATTGCAAAATATAACAAAAGGCCTCATTGTCTTATCAGGCACAAAATACACACTTCAAGCGACTTCTGTCAATATGTTTGTACAGTTcatcaaaacatttttatttcccCAACTCCATGTATGACCTGGGAATAATTCATCGAGCACAAAAAGTATGCATTATATATCCATTTGTCGCCATCTGGTGTCCACAACCTAGACAATGAGGCCACAGAAAGAACCATACGCAGTTGTATTGGGTTCTACTGTGAATgaataaattacattttatttccgTGTCAAATCGCCAGTTGGCAACCCACCCCTTACGTGTttaattgacacataaacaaacgttacaataattcactgtgaTAATTCAGTGATAATTATCCCGTTCTGTTCAGTGCGCATCACATAAACAGTGAAAAGTAAATCAATACATAATAGTAAATAAGGTTATCCAAGCAATTATATCCCAAAGCAGTTGAAAATTATGATTTTCCATTACTTCAGGTTGTATGACACACATACACGATACAGTTAAATCCATTGGATTTGAGCTGAATCATCCATTGGAAGTGAATGGGATTTGCGCATAAATTCCCATTACAAGCGTTCAATTTCAAATCGATTGATTAGCCTAGCCTAAATTTGGACAAAATAAAGTATTAATGAAATAGCTTATTAAAGGGACAGAATGTGTTATATACAGAATGCGTTATCCTGTATAGCCTATCTATGACTTacttactttctcgtgttcttATTTCTAtctcgtgtgtttttgttctaattgacttgtttatttatattttatagtaACGTTAGTACTGAATTGCTGAGAAAGAGcaagcaagaaaggcatttcactgtagaCTACGAGTACACGTGACAAAAAACGTGAAAAAATATTATATGATTAACAAACCAATACAAAAGTAAATAGGGGAACACAAGTATATACAAAGGACAAttgggctagggggtacaatatcacattacacaaggacTTTATGGGACATACACATTTGTAATTATAACAGCTTTTTTGTTGgtagagtatttaattgtcttaaaatatagttcaatttatttttgtaaggtaagaaaatgtgttgttttagctAGGATTGCTATGATGAGAGGCTAGCCTGGCTACGTCACTCATGTTCGGTGATCCATGATAAATAGGAACCCCTCCCCTCCGATTGAAAGCAGTGAGCGAACGACACAGAACCATAACAGTGAAACGGATGAAAAATACAACCTTTCTACAGGAACAAAATCGTCTCGAATCTCCAACGGTAGGTTATTTTACGATATTCACATTAGTTGTAAAGGGGTATCAGGTGGCCATACAGCCCGGGCTGTTCTGCGTGAGAGTGCTAGAGCGCCATTTTATTGAATAAGACCATTACATTTATGCGAATAACGGGTCCGGTTCTGAAAAATAGAACTGCGCATATAGCCTAATTTGCCTTCACGTCTAGTTATATGTAGccttttatttttcataaaacaTCCAAGCTGCCCCTGGATATGTGTTGTCTTTTATTCCACCGTGGTAGCCTATTTTCTTTATTATGTTTAGTTTACTGATTGGCCGAAATAAAAGCTACAAAATATAGGACTAACTGCTGGAATTTTCTGGAATTCTATACAGCGTATTGAACATTCAGGGAAAATCTTATCCCTAATAATATTATGTTACATGTATTTTCTGTTAGGCTACTTTTAAGGATAATCTTCCAGAACATAATATGGTAGGCGTTGGCTTATACTTGATATCCAGAAAACGAATTAAGCAAATAAATTCTACAGTCCGTGACAGGAGTGTCAGTGACATGAGAGGGTTAGCTCAGATTTAAGTAAACAGGAATAATTAGATGAGGCTTCAGAAAAACGATTGGACCAAGTCCAAGTACTTACTGTTAATGACATCACCATATTTTCCCCCCAGGGCAGTCATCATGGGAAAGCTGTGTGAGCTGGCCCTGGTGTCTCTTGTCCTCCTGGTTCTGCTTCATACTGACTCTACATGGGCCAAGAgaagtggcagcagcagcagcaaaaagACATCATCCAGCAACAGGGGCTCAGAAAAAAAGCCGTCGAAAACATCAAACACACAGACGGGAAGCTACCCTAGACAACCCCAAAGCCCCAATAGGAACCCCAACCCGTACCCAGCAGGAGGTAGTTATCCAGGGAGAGGTACCAATCAGAACCCAGCTGGTGGATACCCTGCAGCAGGTGGAAACCCCAACCAGCAGTATCCAGGCCGGGGAACCAACCAAGGAGGATATCCTAACCAAAACCCTGCTGCTGGTGGCTATCCTGCTGCAGGTGGCTACCCCAACCAGCAGTATCCAGGCAGAGCCAATCCTGGGGGATATCCAAACCAGAATCCTGCAGCTGGAGGTTACCCAGCCGCTGGTGGCTATCCTGCAGCAGGTGGTTATCCCAACCAGCAATATCCAGGCAGAGCCAATCCTGGGGGATATCCAAACCAGAACCCTGCAGCTGGTGGTTACCCAGCCGCTGGTGGCTATCCTGCAGCAGGTGGCTATCCCAACCAGCAGTATCCAGGCCGGGCAAATCCTGGGGGATATCCTAACCAGAACCCAGCAGCTGGAGGTTACCCCGCCGCGGGTGGTTATCCTGCAGCAGGAGGCTACCCCAATCAGaacccagggagaggaggagtcaATCCGGGATACCCAGCCGGAGGTTACCCTGCTGGAGGTTACCCAGTAAGAGGGGGAAATACTGGCTGGGGGCAGGCAGGGGGCCACCCtggtggagggatgggaggaggttaCCAACCCAACTGGAACCCAAACAATAAGATCCTCAGTCCCCGCTATGGTGGAGGCTATGGTTATGGAGGTGGGCACGGAGGTATGGGAGGTGGCTCTCCCTTCTCACGTTCAGTTCAGGGAATGGGGCAGTACCCCTCTACTCAGTCCAAGGGGTTTGCTAAGAAGgcttttatggctgcaggggttGGGGCCGTGGCAGGGATGGCGATTGGCTATGGCCTTGGGCGTTTCCCTCGTCCAAACTTCAACTTCCGCAACCCTCAGGAAGAGCAGTCCTACAACAACTACATGTACAGAAAATATGGCGAACGCTCCACAGACGAAAACGACTATGGCCGGGACTACACCTACAAAGTACCTCCACGGGCAGAGTCCTACGACAGCTTCATGGATACCTGCATGAAGAGGAATGACCTTCTGCAGGACCAGGGCAGAGACTCCCAGGCCACACCTAACAACCAGAAGAACAACCCTCAGGGAGCCAACAGCCAGAGCATGCCCATCACTCCTGAGGTGGGGAACAGCAGTCCAGCTAGCAACCAGGAGGGAACAGACAAAGTGAAGCCTCTCACCCCTGCCCCTGGCGAGATAGCTGGAGAGGGTAAGGAAGAGGCTGATGGCCCCACAGTGAGCATTGAAGAGATTGGTTACCCTGCATTGGTGGAGCAGCTGAAGAACCGGAAGTGTGTGGAGCTGTACATAAACCACTCAGAGCGCTTCCTAGAGAAGCAGACAGCCGAACGCAGCAgcggcaacaacaacaacaacaacaaaaatctgaaCAGTCGCAGCAACCCCCTCGGTCAGGGGCTGCTACAGCTGATAACCAGTCTCCTCATGGTCCTGAGCAGCACTCTTCTACTACACTGAGACATATAGTAGGTGTGTCCCAGTTGTCTGGAATAGCTTAATTTCATAGTCCCCCTTTCTCATCATGCCACTGATATCTTGTACGGATACGTTAATTAAGTAAGGTGGAGATATAACCAGTACTTTCACTTATCAGTGGTCATGATGGTAAGGAAGCAAGTGGAAAATAACTTCCAGGGACACGGGTGCACGATAAGGTCCATTTCCTCCACATTTTATGGTACCATTTGAGCTTAAACATAGTTTTACTGTTTGTATATTGGCCCATCTCATTTGTGTCTCTAACATTTGCACTGATCTGTCAATTTGGATCTTCGCTGTAGTACTTCTAGACTTCGTTTCTATTGCAATTAGTTTTTCATTGCATTTTTTTTAGAGCAGTTTCTGGTAGAATACTCTGTTGATCACTGTATTTTGTTCTGCAAAACACTAATTTGTTCAGGTCATGGCAAATGCATGATGCTTTAATATTGTATCTCTGCATCTATTACGATATCTCTGTATaaaacactaacacacaaacactacaagTACATACAGTATAAAGCTTAATATTGACTCTGGATATCTATCAGGTTGTACGTAGGCACTAACCAATTTAAATTTTAGCCAATTGTAAAGGCATGTGTTATTATGTGATGAGGCAActatcatctgactctgggtattCAGTGTCTTTTTGCCAGTGTGGTTCCACATGAAGTACATAAAGCATTGTCGCCTGTATGCCAGATATTAGCTGGAAATCAATTTGCTCAGAATATTTTTTGGTGAACTAAACAGTACATTATACTCCTGTGATATTTATATGTGTACTGTAAAGAGTCCATCTTATGTGGTCTTCAGCATTTGGTTTTAAAAGTTGCCTGTTCCTATTTTTCTTTAGTTCTCTCTTgtcccatacctctctacctccccatctAGTCTCCCTCTCCGTTTCCTCCTGTCCCCTGGTTATCAGAAGTGCACTTATTTATCTTGCCGAATGGATATAAACGActcttcttttccttttttcccaaGCATGTATTTAGTGATGAACATAAAACATGCATTGGTTTAATGTGTTTTGGAAATTTAAAATAACCCCTTTGCCATGCTAGAACTAAATGGTGAATATTACTTGGCATTTAAATATCGCAAAAGTCTTCTTCCATTTTCAAGGTACAGAatgaataaaaacaaaatatatcaCATGATCGGCCATTCTCTCTTTTAGAAAACATGAGGGCAGTTACAGTGACAATCTCACAGAGCACATTGAAGCTTTTAGAGACACATCTGTTGCTAGGAGTCTAATTGCCTCAAGGGAAATTGTTACAGAACAGTCACTACAGTGTGAGAAAATCGAACAGACAGGGTTTCTGCCTGCAAGTTGGCAGCATTACAATTCCCGTTACTGTCTATTAAATGATCCTTAAGCTATCTTTACAACAGAACACAAAGATCTCAACTCATCTCATAcacaaaaacatgtatttttttgtgaactaGGGCCCTATTATTAAATCAAAACCAGTTTTTGTGTTTCTGGGATACTTTTAAAATAAAATCATGTTTTCTCTTCGCAGAAGCCTTGTACACAAGGCTTATATTTGAAAGTACTATGTTGTGAGTTTTCCTTACATTCTTTTATTATTTCTTTGAATCCAAATGTAGAGGGGAAACACTTTTTATTTCATATTTACTGCTCCCCTTTACTTATCCATGTTGTCTCTTTACTTATCCATGGTCCTGAACGTAACTACTGTCACATGCATCATAATGAACGTAATAAagcaacacacactgtcacgatcgtcgtatggaatggaccaaggtgcagcgtggtgagtgtacatttttctttattttgcaaATGTCAAATGTCAATGTCAAACAAAACAATAATACAACAAAAAACGACTGTGAAGTTCCTTAAGGCTTTACATGCACAAAtgaagacaactacccacaaccaccaaaaggaaaaaaggctgcctaagtatgattaccaatcagagacaacgatagacatttgtccctgattgagaaccatacccggccaaaacatagaaacaaacaacatagaatgcccaccccaaatcgcaccctgacctaaccaaatagagaaataaaacgtctctctaaggtcagggcgtgacacacacacacacaaatatatattttattagtgGACCAGAGTAGGTAAGCAAGTATTATGAAGAATCCCATATTACCAAATCCATAGAAAATAATATTCAATTGGTTGATATTACTTTAATATGGGTTACAAAAACAAATGTTTGCTATTTGCAGATATAAAAGCTAGTGAATAATCACACATTTATTGCCATGGCCAAATATGAGTAATAACATTAGCAAAATCACAGCAAAGTAGATGTTAATAGGAACATGTATTGTTTGCAGCCTCCTACCTTAGTTCATCCAGTTATTACAGTGGATGAAGCTGAAAAAGGATCTAGCACAGTCCATTTTGACAGTAACAAGTGACACATGATTTTACAACACAATAAGATAGGAGCCCCCATCCGTAATGACGTTCCAATGAGTATAGCTTTGTAAAGGTGGTGGTGGGCCTATGCCAAAGGACAACAAGATCAGGACTTATTTAAAATAGTTTTGAAGTCCACTCACTGGTCTTTTGGACCAGTAATTCAGATAAATAATTTCCTAGGAAGTAGATTCTATGACCAGATTCCCCTTATCCAGTCCCCAAAAAATGAATGGTACCATTGATCCCAGTGTGAGGAGGATGTTACTCATGGGGCCATGTCCGGGGCCAGCAGCGTTTCTGTAGCGGCGCCAGGATTGTAGAATCTCTGGTCCTCCTCAGATGAGAATGCGTCGTAGCCATACCCACACCCCCCGTTGCCATGTCTTGGTTTACCGAGTGACCCCAGCCCGTATTCAATGGCAGCTTCACCCAGTGCCCCGGCGGCTGCTGCCCCTGCCATCTTCAGCCCCTGTCTGGAGGAGCCACCGCTCTTGGAGGTGGGCGCTTTGCCTCatgttttgctaccatgttgtgctgctgatgttgttgtcttagctctctctttatgtagagttgtgttgtctc from the Oncorhynchus tshawytscha isolate Ot180627B linkage group LG33, Otsh_v2.0, whole genome shotgun sequence genome contains:
- the prnpb gene encoding FHA domain-containing protein FhaA isoform X1, with amino-acid sequence MINRNPSPPIESSERTTQNHNSETDEKYNLSTGTKSSRISNVIMGKLCELALVSLVLLVLLHTDSTWAKRSGSSSSKKTSSSNRGSEKKPSKTSNTQTGSYPRQPQSPNRNPNPYPAGGSYPGRGTNQNPAGGYPAAGGNPNQQYPGRGTNQGGYPNQNPAAGGYPAAGGYPNQQYPGRANPGGYPNQNPAAGGYPAAGGYPAAGGYPNQQYPGRANPGGYPNQNPAAGGYPAAGGYPAAGGYPNQQYPGRANPGGYPNQNPAAGGYPAAGGYPAAGGYPNQNPGRGGVNPGYPAGGYPAGGYPVRGGNTGWGQAGGHPGGGMGGGYQPNWNPNNKILSPRYGGGYGYGGGHGGMGGGSPFSRSVQGMGQYPSTQSKGFAKKAFMAAGVGAVAGMAIGYGLGRFPRPNFNFRNPQEEQSYNNYMYRKYGERSTDENDYGRDYTYKVPPRAESYDSFMDTCMKRNDLLQDQGRDSQATPNNQKNNPQGANSQSMPITPEVGNSSPASNQEGTDKVKPLTPAPGEIAGEGKEEADGPTVSIEEIGYPALVEQLKNRKCVELYINHSERFLEKQTAERSSGNNNNNNKNLNSRSNPLGQGLLQLITSLLMVLSSTLLLH
- the prnpb gene encoding FHA domain-containing protein FhaA isoform X2 — its product is MGKLCELALVSLVLLVLLHTDSTWAKRSGSSSSKKTSSSNRGSEKKPSKTSNTQTGSYPRQPQSPNRNPNPYPAGGSYPGRGTNQNPAGGYPAAGGNPNQQYPGRGTNQGGYPNQNPAAGGYPAAGGYPNQQYPGRANPGGYPNQNPAAGGYPAAGGYPAAGGYPNQQYPGRANPGGYPNQNPAAGGYPAAGGYPAAGGYPNQQYPGRANPGGYPNQNPAAGGYPAAGGYPAAGGYPNQNPGRGGVNPGYPAGGYPAGGYPVRGGNTGWGQAGGHPGGGMGGGYQPNWNPNNKILSPRYGGGYGYGGGHGGMGGGSPFSRSVQGMGQYPSTQSKGFAKKAFMAAGVGAVAGMAIGYGLGRFPRPNFNFRNPQEEQSYNNYMYRKYGERSTDENDYGRDYTYKVPPRAESYDSFMDTCMKRNDLLQDQGRDSQATPNNQKNNPQGANSQSMPITPEVGNSSPASNQEGTDKVKPLTPAPGEIAGEGKEEADGPTVSIEEIGYPALVEQLKNRKCVELYINHSERFLEKQTAERSSGNNNNNNKNLNSRSNPLGQGLLQLITSLLMVLSSTLLLH